The nucleotide window ACGGGGCAGGGcgcggggagggggagagggaagcgGCCCCGGGCAGGGGGACATGCCGGGTCCCGAGCGGGCCTGGCAGCGGGTGACCGGCGCCCGCCTCCCGCAGGCCGCCCGCCGTCGCCATGCCGAGCCCCCGGAGCGGCCGCGAGCGGCGCgccggcagcggcggccgccTGGAGTTCCTGTCGCTGAGCCAGCGCGGGCCCGCCGCCCCCGACAGCCCGTCCCGCCGCCGGgagcccgccgccgccgccgccccgctgCCCGAGGAGGACTGCATGAAGCTGAACCCGTCCTTCGTGGGCATcgccctcagctccctgctcgCCATCGACCTCTGGGCCTCCAAGCGCCTGGGGGTGTGCGCTGGGGAGGGCTCGGCCTGGGGCAGCGCCCGGCCCCTGATGAAGGTCATCGAGGTGTCGGGCCACGGCATCCCCTGGCTGCTCGGCACCTTCTACGGCCTCTGCCACAGTGACAGCTCGGCGGCCAGGGAGGTGCTGCTCAACCTGCTCTTCGGTGAGGCGGGGGCccgccccggggctggggagggcgACCcgagggatggggcagagctgggtaaGCCGAAGCCCCGAGAGCTGATTTTGAGCAGCCTGTGCGGGCTCACCTGGCATGCCCGGTGGCAGAGGAGTGACCCTGCGGCTTAAGGGCGTGGTGGCAGCGACACGAGtcacctggcacagctgccaccaCGCACTGGCAAACTCCCAGCTGCAAACTGCTCCCGCGGTTACAAAACGCTGTCGGGGCCGAAGCCGCTCAGCTCCCCACGCTTGTCACAACAGCGTATTGCAGGTGCAGTGCCGAGTGTTGAGACACCGGGCCTTTCCCTGAAAAGCTGCTCTGGCACACAGACCCTTgactccctgcctgcagggcctTCATGGATTGTTCTGTTCCAGCCAGTGAGGAAACCTGGTTTAAAGCACGACTTTAATCCTGCGTGCTGTAgtatttcacacacacacagaacagcCTAGGTATATTTAAGAGGATTAATTTATGCTTATTTAGAAACTGTTATAGCTCTAGGGCACCAGACCTTCTCTCTGTTGTTAGTCTTGTATTAAGTTGCAAATAATTAGGATTTCACACTTCAGTTTTGAATTGAAATTTGCTTGGTGGCAAACACAGGTTTGTGCTTCTTTCTCATCTAGCAGCACATGGTTAAATTGGAGCCCCACAGCAGAACTGGATGCCTCCAGCCTAACCTTTGCTCCAAGGAGAGCTGTCCCAGTGCATC belongs to Haemorhous mexicanus isolate bHaeMex1 chromosome 9, bHaeMex1.pri, whole genome shotgun sequence and includes:
- the PLPP6 gene encoding polyisoprenoid diphosphate/phosphate phosphohydrolase PLPP6 encodes the protein MPSPRSGRERRAGSGGRLEFLSLSQRGPAAPDSPSRRREPAAAAAPLPEEDCMKLNPSFVGIALSSLLAIDLWASKRLGVCAGEGSAWGSARPLMKVIEVSGHGIPWLLGTFYGLCHSDSSAAREVLLNLLFALLLDLVMVAVVKGLVKRPRPTHNKMDMFVTISVDKYSFPSGHATRAALVCRFVLRHLVLAVPLRVLVVLWALIVSISRVMLGRHNMTDVLFGLLLGYALYGVVEHCWLSPATAPTLFALWSR